Proteins from a genomic interval of Betaproteobacteria bacterium:
- a CDS encoding ribbon-helix-helix protein, CopG family, whose product MSTTTIRLPKELKDKVARAAERAGKTPHGFILEAIAEKAELEERRAAFVESAEQRYASIVASGRTVAWSEMRQYLEHRITGSRAARPKPRRVAR is encoded by the coding sequence ATGTCCACGACAACCATCCGTCTCCCGAAGGAGCTCAAGGATAAGGTCGCTCGCGCGGCAGAACGCGCAGGCAAAACGCCACATGGCTTCATTCTCGAGGCGATCGCCGAGAAAGCCGAGCTTGAAGAACGCCGAGCAGCTTTCGTCGAGAGCGCAGAGCAGCGCTATGCAAGCATCGTAGCCTCGGGGAGGACCGTGGCCTGGTCCGAGATGCGCCAATACCTGGAACATCGGATAACCGGTAGCCGAGCTGCCCGTCCCAAACCGCGCCGTGTCGCGCGATAA
- a CDS encoding type II toxin-antitoxin system RelE/ParE family toxin, whose protein sequence is MTRIELAPELTDDFDRILEHLLAHEVADAAPRVGEIIRAIDILEQNPLIGRPVEAGLRELVIGRGSRGYVALYRYVEEVDIVFVLAIRGQKELGYGRELP, encoded by the coding sequence ATGACCCGAATCGAGCTTGCTCCCGAGTTGACGGATGACTTCGATCGCATTCTGGAGCATCTCCTCGCACACGAAGTAGCAGATGCAGCCCCGCGCGTGGGTGAGATCATCCGTGCGATAGACATCCTCGAGCAAAACCCCTTGATCGGCCGGCCCGTTGAAGCGGGCCTCAGAGAGCTGGTGATCGGACGTGGCTCTCGCGGCTACGTAGCGCTGTATCGCTACGTGGAGGAGGTAGACATTGTGTTTGTCCTGGCCATTCGCGGTCAGAAAGAACTGGGGTATGGTCGAGAGCTGCCTTGA
- a CDS encoding class II aldolase/adducin family protein, with product MAVSNVPKTKSVRERVGEEQWQARVELAAAYRLVAQHGWTNLVNNHISLRVPGAEDEFLINPHGLLYEQITASSLVRIDVDGNILDETPYKVNRAGFVIHSAIHMARKDLHCVLHTHTMPGQAVSALDCGLLPLNQAAMRFYNRIGYHDFEGIATDVDERERIVADLGPHQCLIMRNHGLLSSGADCGEAFHLMYHLVRSCETQLLVLGSGQPYSVPPAEICEKTAGQYWSSGRRLGQLDWPALMQRLDATDPSYRD from the coding sequence ATGGCAGTCAGCAACGTACCCAAGACGAAGAGCGTCCGCGAGCGGGTCGGCGAAGAGCAATGGCAGGCGCGCGTGGAGCTCGCGGCCGCCTATCGGCTGGTTGCCCAGCACGGCTGGACCAATCTGGTGAACAACCATATCTCGCTGCGCGTCCCGGGGGCCGAGGACGAGTTCCTGATCAACCCGCACGGGCTTCTCTACGAGCAGATCACGGCCTCGAGCCTGGTCAGGATCGACGTCGACGGCAACATCCTCGACGAGACCCCTTATAAGGTGAACCGGGCTGGGTTCGTCATCCACAGCGCGATCCACATGGCGCGCAAGGACCTGCACTGCGTGCTGCATACGCATACGATGCCGGGCCAGGCCGTCTCGGCGCTCGATTGCGGGTTGCTGCCGCTCAACCAGGCCGCCATGCGTTTCTACAACCGCATCGGCTACCACGACTTCGAGGGCATCGCGACGGACGTGGACGAGCGTGAGCGGATCGTCGCGGACCTGGGGCCGCACCAGTGCCTGATCATGCGCAATCACGGCTTGCTGAGCTCGGGTGCGGACTGTGGCGAGGCGTTCCACCTCATGTATCACCTCGTACGCTCGTGCGAGACGCAGTTGCTCGTGCTGGGCTCCGGCCAGCCCTACAGCGTGCCGCCGGCGGAAATCTGCGAGAAGACCGCCGGCCAGTACTGGAGCAGCGGGCGGCGCCTGGGACAGCTCGACTGGCCGGCGCTCATGCAGCGGCTCGACGCGACGGACCCGTCGTACAGAGACTGA